The region TCACCTGCGTTGTCTGGTATGGCCAGCAGTATCGATTCACGTACAAGCAAGCAGTCATTGTTCGCATCTTGTGGCGTGCGTGGGATTCAGGTTGGCCAGTAATGAACCAGCGAAGCGTTTTAGCAGAAGCAGCAGACATGTGCATCGAGTTTGAGGGCGACAGCGTGCGACTCGTGGATGTATTTCGCTATCGGAAAAAGAAGCACCCGGCAGTCGCTAACGGGATGGTTGTCTTCGACGGACAGGGCAATATCGAGCTTGGATCGCCACCGAAAAAACTTTCGACTTTTTTGAAGGGTGCGACGAAGGTGCGACGCAAGTGCGACGAAGGTGCGACGCGAGTTTCTCAAAATGCTTAGAAACCATCACGTCACATACGGAGATTCTGAAAGATGGGGTTCCACAACAAAGGCGAGATTATCGCCCAGCAGCCCAAAAACCATTTCAAGAATCCAGGCGAGTTCCTGGATTCAGTTCGCAAGGCAACTCTAAATCCCAAGAGCAAGGACGCGAGGCTGAACGGATTCGAGAAAGTGGGCGTTCAAGCAGCAGGATCCGACGAGCACGGAGTCTACAGCGATCCCCGCGGCGGCTTCACGATGCCAACAGAATGGAGCCCATCGATCCAGTCGCTTGATTTCGACGATCCAACCTCACCATTCGTTCGCGTGATTCAGACCGATGCCTATCGCGTGCGAGTTCCTGCCCGCTTTGAAATGAGCGGGCGAGATACAAGCAGCACAGGCGGTATCACTGTTGGCCGACGTGCGGAGACACAACCAGATGAACCAACTCGCGGTCAGTTTTTCTCTATTGAGCTTGAGCCATCCTATCTAGGTGCATTGTCATTTGCTTCCGATCGTCTCGTCTCTTCGTCGACCCCGGACTTCCAGCAGTTGTTGGCAACGGCAATTCAAGAGGAGATCGGCTGGGCTACCCTGGATGACCGTTTAAACGGCACTGGTGCAGGACAGCCAACTGGCGTAGTCGATTCGCCTTGCACGATCGAGGTTGAAAAGGAGTCGATGCAACCGGCAGATACAATCACCGGAAATAACATCATCGATATGGCCAGTCGCTGTTGGAATTATCAGGACGCGATTTGGTTGGCGAATCATGATTGTCTGCCGCAGATTTCCCAGGCCCATATTGTTGGGACCAACAGCGACGAGTTCTTGTTTAAGCCAGCGCAAGGCGTGCGAGCCGTGGGACTGCTACATGGACGTCCGTTGATTCTAACCGAGTTCTGCCAAACGCTGGGTAATCGCGGCGACATCGTGCTGGGCAACTGGCGTGAATATCTTGTTGCGATAAACGGCGGTTTCCGTGGCGAAGCAAGTATCCACGTGCGATTCGTGGAAAGCCAAACAGCTTTTCGGTTCTGGATTGAGATCGACTCAACGCCCTGGTGGCTATCAACACTGACGCCCAAGTACGGCGCTAACACCCTTTCACCTTTTGTAACCTTAGAGGCTCGCTAATGTCTGATATCAAAGAAAAAGAACCACGGCGTTATTTCGTTGGCGCCAATAAACGCAAACAGGCTTACGAGTTCATCCGTTCGGCTATAGACAAGATCACCGATGGCGATGGCGAAGTTGACTTCAAGGAATTGGAGCAAGCGTACGAGCGAATCAATCGCCCATGGCACATGGTCAAGTGGGACTTGAAAGTCATGAAGAGGGTCAAAGTCTATCGCGAGCAGATGGGCAACTGCATTTCACCAGAGGAAGCC is a window of Bremerella sp. TYQ1 DNA encoding:
- a CDS encoding phage major capsid protein → MGFHNKGEIIAQQPKNHFKNPGEFLDSVRKATLNPKSKDARLNGFEKVGVQAAGSDEHGVYSDPRGGFTMPTEWSPSIQSLDFDDPTSPFVRVIQTDAYRVRVPARFEMSGRDTSSTGGITVGRRAETQPDEPTRGQFFSIELEPSYLGALSFASDRLVSSSTPDFQQLLATAIQEEIGWATLDDRLNGTGAGQPTGVVDSPCTIEVEKESMQPADTITGNNIIDMASRCWNYQDAIWLANHDCLPQISQAHIVGTNSDEFLFKPAQGVRAVGLLHGRPLILTEFCQTLGNRGDIVLGNWREYLVAINGGFRGEASIHVRFVESQTAFRFWIEIDSTPWWLSTLTPKYGANTLSPFVTLEAR